Genomic window (Bosea vaviloviae):
GGCGCTGGGGCTGACCATCATCTTCGGCATGCTCGACGTCATCAATATGAGCCATGGCGAGTTCTACGCGATCGGCGCCTATGCGGCGTTGGCACTCGGCGCCGCCGGCATCGGCTTCTGGTTCCTGCTGGTGCTGGTACCGGTCCTGATGATCCCGCTCGGCATGGCGGCCGAGCGGCTGCTGATCCGCCCGGTCTTCGACACCAAGGACCGTCACGTCACCACGCTGCTCGTGACCTTCGGCCTTGGCCTCATCGTCGAGGACGTGCTGAAGATCGTCTTCGGCGCCAACACCCAGCGCCCGCCGACCCCCATCCCCGGCGCGACCGAGATCCTCGGCATCATCCTGCCGAACTACCGGCTCTTCCTCATTCTGGTCGGCGCTGCGATCGTGCTGGGCGTGGCCTTTGTCGTCTACAAGACGCGGCTGGGCGCGATGGTCCGCGCCGCCGCCTTCGACCGCAACATGGCGGCTTCGCTCGGGGTTCCGGTCTCACTTGTCTATGCCGGCACCTTTGCCTTCGGCGTCAGCCTTGCCGGGCTCGCCGGCGTGCTGCTGGCGCCGATCTATTCGGTGTTTCCGACCATGGGGCGCGACT
Coding sequences:
- a CDS encoding branched-chain amino acid ABC transporter permease, with translation MTPIDYLQFVLAPQVVNGLALGVAVVLVALGLTIIFGMLDVINMSHGEFYAIGAYAALALGAAGIGFWFLLVLVPVLMIPLGMAAERLLIRPVFDTKDRHVTTLLVTFGLGLIVEDVLKIVFGANTQRPPTPIPGATEILGIILPNYRLFLILVGAAIVLGVAFVVYKTRLGAMVRAAAFDRNMAASLGVPVSLVYAGTFAFGVSLAGLAGVLLAPIYSVFPTMGRDFILLAFTVVIVGGMGSIWGAVVAGLLLTQVQALASLVISPVWTDPIVFGTMVAFLVFRPQGLFGRLGHA